From the genome of Francisella tularensis subsp. tularensis:
TTCCGGATAATGCAGTTGAGTATTTTGTGTCATATTATGATTATTATCAACCAGAAGCGTATGTTGCCGCATCAGATACCTATATAGAAAAAGATTCTTCTGTAAATGAGCATATTGAACAAATGCGGTTGTCAGCAACCAAGGCAATACTTGAGCGAAATGATGTAATAATTGTTGCAACTGTATCAGCTATATATGGTCTAGGTGATCCTGAGCAGTATATGCAAATGCTTTTGCACCTAAAGGTAGGCGAAGAGTTAGGACTAAAAAAGGCGCAAACTAAGCTAGTAGAGATGCAATATTCACGTAATGATATGGATTTTAGTCGTGGAAGCTTTCGCGTACGTGGAGAGGTTTTAGATATTTTCCCTGCTGACTCTGAGAAAGATGCTATTCGAGTAGAATTTTTTGATGATGAAATAGAAGCAATAAGTGTAATTGATTCATTAACCTCAAAAAAACTCAAATCATTACATCGAGCAACAATTTTCCCTAGTACTCATTATGTGGCATCTAAAGAACGTAAAGAGATAGTTATTGAGGATATCAAAAAAGAACTTAAAGAAAGAGTTAAGTATTTTGAAAAAGAGGGAAAACTTCTTGAAGCTCAAAGAATAGAACAACGTACTAAGTATGATATTGAAATGATTCAGGAACTTGGCTACTGTACAGGAATCGAAAATTACTCAAGGTTACTTTCTGGAAGAGCTCCTGGTGATCCACCACCTACTTTGATTGATTATCTCCCAGAGAATGCCTTAGTGATAGTTGACGAGTCACACGTGACATTACCGCAGTTTGGAGGAATGTATAAGGGTGATTTATCACGTAAATCAAACCTTGTAAACTATGGTTTCCGTCTTCCTTCTGCTTTAGATAATAGGCCTTTGAAATTTAATGAGTTTGAGAGTCTGTTGCCTCAGACAATCTATGTATCGGCTACACCTGCTAATTATGAGCTAGAAAAGTCTCAAAATACTGTACAGCAAGTGATTAGACCAACTGGCTTATTAGATCCGGAAGTTTTTGTAAGACCAGTAGCGATACAGGTAGAAGATGCTTTATCTGAGATAAATAAAGCAATTGCTAAAGAAGAAAGAGTTTTGATAACGACTTTAACCAAAAAAATGGTAGAAAACCTTACAGAGTATTTATCTGAGCATGGAGTTAATGTCAGATACTTACATTCAGATATTGATACTGTCGAAAGGGTGCAGATTATTCATGATTTACGCCATGGTGTTTTTGATGT
Proteins encoded in this window:
- the uvrB gene encoding excinuclease ABC subunit UvrB: MNKFNLVTKYAPAGDQPQAIQSLVNGINTGLQHQVLLGVTGSGKTYTMANVIQQTQKPCLILAHNKTLAAQLYSEFKQYFPDNAVEYFVSYYDYYQPEAYVAASDTYIEKDSSVNEHIEQMRLSATKAILERNDVIIVATVSAIYGLGDPEQYMQMLLHLKVGEELGLKKAQTKLVEMQYSRNDMDFSRGSFRVRGEVLDIFPADSEKDAIRVEFFDDEIEAISVIDSLTSKKLKSLHRATIFPSTHYVASKERKEIVIEDIKKELKERVKYFEKEGKLLEAQRIEQRTKYDIEMIQELGYCTGIENYSRLLSGRAPGDPPPTLIDYLPENALVIVDESHVTLPQFGGMYKGDLSRKSNLVNYGFRLPSALDNRPLKFNEFESLLPQTIYVSATPANYELEKSQNTVQQVIRPTGLLDPEVFVRPVAIQVEDALSEINKAIAKEERVLITTLTKKMVENLTEYLSEHGVNVRYLHSDIDTVERVQIIHDLRHGVFDVLVGINLLREGLDMPEVGVLLIFDADKEGFLRSEKSLIQTIGRVARNQNGRAILYADVVTKSMQKAMDETLRRRKLQDEYNQKHNIVPKTIIKNIDDMLDSSPEMQKRAYKNNLRLKVDDVDVSAILGMTEATKVIKALEKRMRAYAKELEFEKATTIRDKITEIKQKFINL